The following are from one region of the Lacinutrix sp. Bg11-31 genome:
- a CDS encoding aldehyde dehydrogenase — MIPELLQSQKDYFKTGETKSVDFRKQALKRLKVELIKRENDIIEALAKDFKKPAFESVLTETVVVLSDLDLMIKNITKWSKPKRVLPALMNFPSTDRLYSEPYGQALIIAPWNYPYQLAIAPMVAAIAAGNTVVLKPSELTPNTSALLKKIIETVFKPEHVSVVEGGVGVSTELLAQRWDYIFFTGSVNVGKIVAKAAAQFLTPLTLELGGKNPCIIDETANIKLTAKRIVWGKFLNAGQTCIAPDYILIAQSKKEVFYKAMQIEIDKAYTNNPKASEDFCRIVNHKNFERLNKMLTNENCIIGGQTDAETLYISPTLIDEPNLDSEVMKDEIFGPILPVISYKNEDEIETIISKYEKPLSLYVFSTNSAKARKIIEQFSFGGGCINDTVIHFANHRLPFGGTGNSGIGAYHGKLSFNTFSHQKAVVKKGNWLDLPVRYAPYTGKLKKVKKILKWL; from the coding sequence ATGATCCCTGAATTATTACAATCTCAAAAAGACTACTTTAAAACTGGAGAAACAAAATCTGTTGACTTTAGAAAGCAAGCTTTAAAACGCTTAAAAGTTGAACTTATAAAACGTGAAAACGATATTATAGAAGCTTTAGCCAAAGACTTTAAAAAGCCAGCTTTCGAGTCTGTTTTAACAGAAACTGTAGTTGTACTTTCAGATTTAGATTTAATGATTAAAAACATTACTAAATGGTCTAAACCTAAACGCGTTTTACCTGCTTTAATGAACTTTCCATCTACCGATAGATTGTATTCTGAACCTTATGGACAAGCCCTAATTATTGCACCGTGGAACTATCCTTACCAATTAGCAATTGCTCCAATGGTTGCTGCCATTGCTGCTGGAAATACCGTTGTTTTAAAACCGAGTGAACTTACTCCAAATACTTCTGCTTTATTAAAAAAAATTATAGAAACCGTTTTTAAACCCGAACATGTTAGTGTTGTAGAAGGAGGTGTTGGTGTTTCCACAGAACTATTAGCACAACGTTGGGATTATATTTTCTTTACAGGAAGTGTAAATGTTGGTAAAATTGTAGCTAAAGCTGCCGCACAATTTTTAACGCCATTAACTTTAGAATTAGGCGGAAAAAACCCATGTATTATAGACGAAACAGCTAACATTAAATTAACTGCCAAACGTATTGTTTGGGGTAAATTTTTAAATGCAGGACAAACCTGTATTGCTCCAGATTATATATTAATTGCCCAAAGTAAAAAAGAAGTTTTTTACAAAGCCATGCAAATTGAAATTGACAAAGCTTATACTAATAACCCAAAAGCATCAGAAGATTTTTGTCGTATTGTAAACCATAAAAATTTTGAGCGTTTAAACAAAATGCTTACCAATGAAAACTGCATTATTGGAGGACAAACAGATGCTGAAACATTGTACATCTCTCCTACTCTTATAGATGAACCAAACTTAGATAGTGAAGTGATGAAAGATGAAATATTCGGTCCAATTCTACCTGTTATTTCTTATAAAAATGAAGATGAAATTGAAACCATAATTTCTAAATACGAAAAACCATTGTCGCTTTATGTTTTTAGCACAAATTCAGCGAAAGCTAGAAAAATTATAGAGCAATTTTCTTTTGGAGGCGGTTGTATTAATGATACTGTAATTCATTTTGCAAATCATAGATTGCCTTTTGGTGGTACAGGAAACAGCGGAATTGGAGCTTACCATGGTAAACTATCTTTCAATACT
- a CDS encoding RluA family pseudouridine synthase gives MQKSKIISTKDNLQVIYEDNHIIVVNKRAGDIVQGDKTGDKPLSDVVKEYIAEKYNKPGNVYLGTVHRLDRPTTGLVIFAKTSKALPRLNKLFVSKDISKTYWALVKNQPKKEADSLTHWLIKNPKNNKSRAHINEVPDSKKAILHYKTIKALDNYFLLEVNLETGRHHQIRVQLSSIGSPIKGDLKYGFDRSNKDASISLHARNIKFIHPVSNVELNITAPLPKDPIWDACLK, from the coding sequence ATCCAAAAATCTAAAATTATTTCTACAAAAGACAATCTTCAGGTTATTTACGAGGACAATCACATTATTGTAGTTAATAAACGTGCTGGTGATATTGTACAAGGTGATAAAACTGGAGATAAACCTTTAAGCGATGTTGTAAAGGAATATATTGCTGAGAAATACAATAAGCCTGGAAACGTTTATTTAGGCACAGTACATAGGCTTGATAGACCTACTACTGGCTTGGTAATATTTGCTAAAACCAGCAAAGCTTTACCACGTTTAAATAAATTATTTGTTTCTAAAGATATATCTAAAACGTATTGGGCTTTAGTAAAAAACCAACCTAAAAAAGAGGCAGATTCTTTAACACATTGGCTTATAAAGAATCCTAAAAACAATAAATCTAGAGCGCATATTAATGAAGTTCCCGATAGTAAAAAGGCTATTTTACATTATAAAACAATAAAGGCTTTAGACAATTACTTCTTACTTGAAGTTAATCTTGAAACTGGCAGACATCATCAAATTCGTGTACAACTGTCCAGTATTGGTTCGCCTATTAAAGGAGATTTAAAATATGGTTTCGATCGTAGTAATAAAGATGCTAGTATAAGTTTACACGCTAGAAATATTAAATTTATTCATCCTGTTTCTAATGTAGAACTAAATATTACTGCGCCTTTACCTAAAGATCCTATTTGGGATGCCTGCTTAAAATAA
- a CDS encoding four helix bundle protein encodes MHRFKGLEFWKKSRLFCSEIYAITSKFPESEKFGLTNQLRRASVSIPSNIAEGSSRQSNKDFSRFLQITLGSAYEVETQLLIAPDLNFITHEELDPLLKSLESIIKMTSKFKSTLK; translated from the coding sequence ATGCATAGATTTAAAGGTTTAGAATTCTGGAAGAAAAGCCGATTATTTTGTTCTGAGATTTATGCTATTACTTCTAAATTTCCTGAATCTGAAAAATTTGGTTTAACAAATCAACTTAGAAGAGCTTCTGTTTCAATACCATCAAATATTGCGGAAGGTTCTTCAAGACAATCTAATAAAGATTTCTCGCGATTTCTTCAAATAACTTTAGGTTCTGCTTACGAAGTTGAAACACAATTATTAATTGCTCCAGATTTAAATTTTATAACTCATGAAGAATTAGATCCTCTTTTAAAAAGTTTAGAATCAATAATAAAAATGACCTCTAAGTTTAAATCTACTCTCAAATAA
- the panB gene encoding 3-methyl-2-oxobutanoate hydroxymethyltransferase, protein MSVAKKEYKRVTVKSLVDMKKRGEKISMLTAYDYTMAKIVDGAGIDVILVGDSASNVMAGHETTLPITLDQMIYHASSVVRAIERSLIVVDLPFGSYQSDPKEALRSAIRIMKESGGHAVKMEGGKEVKDSIKRILQAGIPVMGHLGLTPQSIYKFGTYTVRAKEEEEAIQLKEDALMLEKAGCFGIVLEKIPAKLAQEVAESVSIPVIGIGAGNGVDGQVLVTHDMVGMTHEFNPRFLRRYMNLYEEMTNAFTQYGADVKSGDFPNDEEQY, encoded by the coding sequence ATGTCTGTAGCAAAAAAAGAATATAAAAGAGTCACTGTAAAATCGCTAGTCGATATGAAAAAGCGTGGAGAAAAAATCTCTATGCTTACTGCATACGATTATACCATGGCAAAAATTGTTGATGGTGCAGGAATAGATGTTATTCTAGTTGGAGATTCTGCCAGTAATGTTATGGCTGGACACGAAACAACATTACCTATTACTTTAGACCAGATGATTTATCATGCGTCTTCAGTGGTTCGTGCTATTGAGCGCTCACTTATTGTTGTAGATTTGCCTTTTGGTAGCTACCAAAGTGACCCTAAAGAAGCGCTACGTTCTGCCATTAGAATTATGAAAGAATCTGGAGGACATGCTGTAAAAATGGAAGGAGGTAAAGAAGTTAAAGACTCTATAAAGCGTATTTTACAAGCTGGAATTCCGGTTATGGGACATTTAGGTTTAACACCACAATCTATTTATAAATTTGGTACTTATACTGTTCGTGCTAAAGAGGAAGAAGAAGCTATACAACTTAAAGAAGATGCCTTAATGCTAGAAAAGGCAGGATGTTTTGGTATTGTTCTAGAAAAAATTCCTGCGAAATTAGCACAAGAAGTTGCCGAAAGTGTTTCTATTCCTGTAATTGGAATTGGAGCTGGAAATGGAGTTGATGGCCAAGTTTTAGTTACACATGATATGGTTGGCATGACACATGAGTTTAATCCACGGTTTTTAAGACGTTACATGAATTTATATGAAGAAATGACCAATGCCTTTACACAATATGGTGCAGATGTTAAGAGTGGTGATTTCCCTAATGATGAGGAGCAGTATTAA
- a CDS encoding SH3 domain-containing protein — MRLNCLLFALLFLTFSTAQDKMYLNTDARLYKDATTNSTILGYFKTNAKVEIVIRYTKGWFLVKADNNDTGYVNNTFLSKKHTYNTTESLDIDNPILSRDKYYGSHHLFVLVANLRARNKPTTNSEIKAILTTGKAVAVKYVPVNIDHWVCISNSRFVQRKFLGERPDFNVLKKTFNGFEYEDITNRKRIAERLVQLAWNGGKENLVDAYNLYYDVAKQLKDSVLINEIETKLILVKGLASTKTYQEREAFIENTDYLIEGINVKKHFVKLSDVTKIYGAPTKIDLLTDECGVFYSETFYTYPNMVLSVNKEENLANIVTLFINAKNSLKISDHHIITHHTTERYFITKYAHYVFAGINQPHVYSIHTDSGGYNFTFKNGKIVSVDFYNLC, encoded by the coding sequence ATGAGGCTTAACTGTTTACTATTTGCATTGCTGTTTCTAACATTTAGCACAGCACAAGACAAAATGTACCTTAATACAGATGCACGTTTGTATAAGGACGCTACAACAAATAGTACGATTTTAGGTTATTTTAAAACAAATGCTAAAGTTGAAATAGTTATCAGATATACTAAAGGTTGGTTTTTAGTAAAGGCTGATAATAATGATACTGGTTACGTAAACAATACGTTTTTATCTAAAAAACACACATACAATACAACAGAATCTTTAGATATAGACAATCCTATTTTAAGTCGCGATAAATACTATGGAAGTCATCACCTTTTTGTCTTGGTTGCTAATCTTCGTGCTAGAAATAAGCCAACAACAAACAGTGAAATAAAAGCAATTTTAACTACAGGTAAAGCTGTTGCTGTAAAATATGTTCCTGTAAATATAGACCATTGGGTTTGCATATCGAACAGTCGTTTTGTACAAAGAAAATTTTTAGGAGAAAGACCCGATTTTAATGTGTTAAAAAAGACCTTTAATGGGTTTGAATATGAAGACATTACCAACAGAAAAAGAATAGCAGAACGCCTTGTACAATTAGCTTGGAATGGTGGTAAAGAGAATTTAGTAGACGCTTATAATTTATACTACGACGTCGCAAAACAACTAAAAGACTCTGTTCTAATTAACGAAATTGAAACTAAACTCATTTTAGTTAAAGGATTAGCTTCTACAAAAACGTATCAAGAAAGAGAAGCTTTTATAGAAAATACCGATTATTTAATTGAAGGCATAAACGTTAAAAAACATTTTGTAAAGCTTAGCGATGTCACTAAAATCTATGGAGCACCTACCAAAATAGATTTACTTACCGACGAATGTGGTGTTTTTTATAGTGAAACTTTTTACACGTATCCAAATATGGTATTGTCTGTAAATAAAGAAGAGAACTTAGCAAACATAGTTACTCTATTTATTAACGCTAAAAACAGTCTGAAGATTAGTGATCACCATATAATAACACACCATACTACAGAAAGATACTTTATTACAAAGTATGCACACTATGTATTTGCAGGAATTAACCAACCACATGTTTATAGTATACATACAGATTCTGGTGGTTATAATTTCACCTTTAAAAACGGAAAAATTGTAAGTGTCGATTTTTACAATTTGTGCTAG
- a CDS encoding L-serine ammonia-lyase, translating into MECISVFDMLKIGVGPSSSHTLGPWRAAERWLHELKEDNVFNDVTRIQVDLYGSLSLTGKGHATDLAVMLGLSGSDPEYIPTETIDIIIASITNTEKIVLGNEKIIDFNMQSEIVFNKVFLPFHSNAITFTAFSMNTEIHQSTFYSIGGGFVIKEERTVDAENKELKSEFPFPVDKATELLAFCKSENKMISEIVLENERSLRDDKTIDFELQRIWQTMLDCMFTGCHTEGTLPGGLNVRRRAFDIHKKLNIEMPYITSQDWLQSIRQSEVKFRQILKWVSCFALSVNEVNASLGRVVTAPTNGSAGVIPSVLMYYMVIENHEADFKHIKQFLLVAGEIGSIFKKGATISAAMGGCQAEIGVSSAMAAAALTELLGGSPEQVMIAAEIAMEHHLGLTCDPIGGLVQIPCIERNAMGAIKAINAAELALDTDPKNAKVPLDKVVETMWETAKDMNNKYKETSEGGLAVRVNMADC; encoded by the coding sequence ATGGAATGTATTTCTGTTTTCGATATGCTTAAAATTGGTGTTGGACCATCGAGTTCTCACACTTTAGGGCCTTGGCGTGCAGCCGAAAGATGGTTACACGAATTAAAAGAAGACAACGTTTTTAATGATGTTACCAGAATTCAAGTAGATTTATATGGCTCGTTATCCCTAACCGGAAAAGGACATGCTACTGATTTGGCTGTTATGTTAGGCTTAAGTGGTAGTGATCCTGAATATATTCCTACCGAAACGATAGACATAATTATAGCATCTATAACAAACACTGAAAAAATTGTTTTAGGAAATGAAAAAATAATTGACTTTAACATGCAATCTGAAATTGTATTTAACAAGGTCTTTCTTCCATTTCATTCTAACGCCATTACTTTTACTGCGTTTAGCATGAATACCGAAATACACCAATCTACCTTCTACTCTATTGGTGGTGGATTTGTTATAAAAGAAGAACGTACCGTCGATGCAGAGAATAAAGAACTTAAAAGCGAATTTCCTTTTCCTGTAGATAAAGCAACAGAATTATTAGCTTTTTGTAAGAGTGAAAATAAAATGATTTCTGAAATTGTTTTAGAAAATGAAAGGTCTCTTAGAGATGATAAAACTATAGATTTCGAGTTACAGCGTATCTGGCAAACCATGTTAGACTGTATGTTTACTGGCTGCCATACCGAAGGTACTTTACCTGGTGGACTAAATGTAAGGCGTCGTGCATTTGATATTCATAAAAAATTGAATATTGAAATGCCTTATATTACTTCTCAAGATTGGTTACAATCTATAAGACAAAGTGAGGTTAAATTTAGACAAATATTAAAATGGGTAAGCTGCTTTGCCTTATCTGTAAACGAAGTAAACGCATCGCTTGGTCGTGTGGTTACTGCTCCAACTAATGGTAGTGCTGGTGTTATTCCTTCGGTTTTAATGTACTATATGGTAATAGAAAATCATGAAGCAGATTTTAAACACATTAAACAATTTTTATTAGTTGCCGGAGAAATAGGAAGTATCTTTAAAAAAGGTGCCACTATCTCTGCCGCAATGGGTGGTTGTCAGGCCGAAATAGGTGTAAGCTCTGCTATGGCAGCTGCTGCTTTAACAGAGCTACTTGGTGGCTCTCCAGAACAAGTTATGATTGCCGCAGAAATTGCAATGGAACATCACTTAGGTTTAACCTGCGATCCTATTGGTGGATTAGTGCAAATTCCTTGTATAGAACGTAATGCAATGGGTGCTATTAAAGCCATAAATGCTGCCGAATTAGCATTAGATACTGATCCTAAAAACGCAAAAGTACCATTAGATAAAGTTGTTGAAACCATGTGGGAAACTGCAAAGGACATGAATAATAAGTACAAAGAGACTAGTGAAGGTGGCTTGGCAGTGCGCGTTAATATGGCAGATTGTTAA
- the dnaK gene encoding molecular chaperone DnaK, whose amino-acid sequence MSKIIGIDLGTTNSCVSVMEGNEPVVIPNAEGKRTTPSVIAFVEGGEIKVGDPAKRQAVTNPTKTVYSIKRFMGNKYTESKKEAERVPYKVVKGDNDTPRVDIDGRLYTPQELSAMVLQKMKKTAEDYLGTSVTEAVITVPAYFNDAQRQATKEAGEIAGLKVRRIINEPTAAALAYGMDKKGIDQKIVVFDFGGGTHDVSILELGDGVFEVLSTDGDTHLGGDDVDQKVIDWLADEFNAEESMDLRKDPMSLQRLKEAAEKAKIELSASEQTEINLPYITATASGPKHLVRTLTRSKFEQLIDDLVKRTIEPCATALKAAGLSKSDIDEVILVGGSTRIPAVQQAVEKFFGKTPSKGVNPDEVVSLGAAIQGGVLSGDVKDVLLLDVTPLSLGIETMGNVMTKLIEANTTIPTKKSQVFSTAADNQPSVEIHVLQGERAMAADNKTIGRFHLSDIPPAQRGVPQIEVTFDIDANGIIKVSATDKATNKTQDIRIEASSGLTEEEIKAMRADAEANAEADAKAAENAKKLNEADSMIFQTENQLKEFGDKISDDKKAPIEEALAELKVAYETRDVAVIEPALDKLNEVWKVASEEMYKAQADAQGGAAGPEASEPAQAESDNVEDVDFEEVK is encoded by the coding sequence ATGAGTAAGATTATTGGAATCGATTTAGGAACTACCAACTCTTGCGTTTCTGTAATGGAAGGTAACGAGCCAGTAGTTATCCCTAACGCAGAAGGTAAAAGAACAACACCATCTGTAATTGCCTTTGTAGAAGGAGGAGAAATTAAAGTTGGAGATCCAGCAAAAAGACAAGCAGTAACTAACCCAACAAAAACAGTTTATTCTATTAAACGTTTTATGGGTAACAAGTATACTGAGTCTAAAAAAGAAGCAGAACGTGTACCTTACAAAGTAGTAAAAGGAGATAATGACACACCACGTGTTGATATTGATGGTCGTTTATACACACCTCAAGAATTATCTGCAATGGTATTACAGAAAATGAAAAAAACAGCTGAAGATTACTTAGGTACCTCAGTAACAGAAGCAGTAATTACTGTACCAGCATATTTTAACGATGCACAACGTCAAGCTACAAAAGAAGCTGGTGAAATTGCTGGTTTAAAAGTACGTCGTATTATCAACGAGCCAACAGCAGCAGCTTTAGCTTATGGTATGGACAAAAAAGGAATTGACCAAAAAATCGTTGTTTTCGATTTTGGTGGTGGAACGCATGATGTATCTATCTTAGAATTAGGAGATGGTGTATTCGAAGTTTTATCTACAGATGGTGATACTCACTTAGGTGGTGATGACGTAGATCAAAAAGTTATTGATTGGTTAGCAGACGAGTTTAACGCTGAAGAGTCTATGGACTTACGTAAAGACCCAATGTCTTTACAACGTTTAAAAGAAGCTGCAGAAAAAGCTAAGATTGAATTATCTGCTTCAGAGCAAACAGAAATCAACTTACCTTATATTACAGCTACTGCATCAGGACCAAAACACTTAGTACGTACATTAACACGTTCTAAATTCGAGCAGTTAATTGACGATTTAGTAAAAAGAACAATAGAGCCTTGTGCAACAGCTTTAAAAGCAGCAGGATTATCTAAAAGTGATATCGACGAAGTAATTTTAGTTGGTGGATCTACACGTATTCCAGCAGTACAACAAGCAGTAGAAAAGTTTTTCGGAAAAACGCCTTCTAAAGGTGTAAACCCTGATGAAGTTGTTTCTTTAGGAGCAGCAATTCAAGGTGGAGTTTTATCTGGAGATGTTAAAGATGTATTACTTTTAGATGTAACACCTTTATCATTAGGTATCGAAACAATGGGTAACGTAATGACGAAACTTATTGAAGCAAATACTACAATTCCAACTAAAAAGTCTCAAGTATTCTCTACAGCAGCAGACAACCAACCTTCAGTGGAAATCCACGTATTACAAGGTGAAAGAGCTATGGCTGCAGATAATAAAACAATTGGACGTTTTCATTTAAGTGATATTCCACCAGCACAAAGAGGAGTTCCTCAAATTGAAGTAACTTTCGATATCGATGCAAACGGAATCATTAAAGTTTCTGCTACAGATAAAGCAACTAACAAGACACAAGATATCCGTATCGAAGCGTCTTCTGGTTTAACTGAGGAAGAAATTAAAGCAATGAGAGCAGATGCTGAAGCAAATGCAGAAGCAGATGCAAAAGCAGCAGAAAATGCTAAGAAATTAAACGAAGCAGATTCTATGATTTTCCAAACAGAAAATCAACTTAAAGAATTTGGTGACAAAATATCTGATGATAAAAAAGCACCAATTGAAGAAGCTTTAGCAGAATTAAAAGTAGCTTACGAAACTAGAGATGTAGCAGTTATTGAGCCAGCTTTAGACAAACTTAACGAAGTTTGGAAAGTAGCTAGCGAAGAAATGTACAAAGCACAAGCAGATGCTCAAGGTGGAGCAGCTGGACCAGAAGCAAGTGAGCCAGCTCAAGCTGAAAGTGATAATGTTGAAGATGTAGATTTCGAAGAAGTTAAATAA